In Streptomyces sp. NBC_00569, a single genomic region encodes these proteins:
- a CDS encoding glutamate decarboxylase, producing MPLHHGPDQHDERPMAVNPFYGEANPVAGMTDAPPKHRLPGDPMPPSTAYQLVHDELMLDGNARLNLATFVTTWMEPQVDVLMAECRDKNMIDKDEYPRTAELERRCVSMLAHLWNAPDPEGSVGCSTTGSSEACMLAGMALKRRWMKRNADRYPSRKARPNLVMGINVQVCWEKFCNFWEVEARQVPMEGDRFHLDPQAAAELCDENTIGVVGILGSTFDGSYEPIEELCAALDTLQEKTGLDIPVHVDGASGGMIAPFLDPELVWDFRLPRVSSINTSGHKYGLVYPGVGWALWRTADDLPEDLVFRVNYLGGDMPTFALNFSRPGAQVAAQYYTFLRLGREGYRAVQQSTRDVARGLAERIEALGDFQLITRGDQLPVVTFTTAPEVKAYDVFDVSRRLREFGWLVPAYTFPAHRQDLAVLRLVCRNGFSADLAALFLSDLNRLLPELRRQPHPLTRDKQAATAFHH from the coding sequence ATGCCGCTGCACCACGGTCCCGACCAGCACGACGAGCGCCCGATGGCCGTCAACCCCTTCTACGGCGAGGCCAATCCGGTCGCGGGCATGACCGACGCCCCGCCCAAGCACCGGCTGCCCGGCGACCCCATGCCGCCCTCCACGGCGTACCAGCTGGTCCACGACGAGCTGATGCTCGACGGCAACGCACGGCTCAACCTCGCCACGTTCGTCACCACATGGATGGAACCGCAGGTCGACGTCCTGATGGCCGAGTGCCGGGACAAGAACATGATCGACAAGGACGAGTACCCGCGCACCGCGGAGCTGGAGCGGCGCTGCGTGTCGATGCTCGCCCACCTGTGGAACGCGCCCGACCCGGAAGGCTCCGTCGGCTGTTCGACCACCGGGTCGAGCGAGGCGTGCATGCTCGCCGGAATGGCCCTCAAGCGCCGCTGGATGAAGCGGAACGCCGACCGCTACCCGTCCAGGAAAGCCCGCCCGAACCTCGTCATGGGCATCAATGTCCAGGTCTGCTGGGAGAAGTTCTGCAACTTCTGGGAGGTCGAGGCGCGCCAGGTCCCCATGGAGGGCGACCGCTTCCACCTCGACCCGCAGGCCGCCGCCGAGCTGTGCGACGAGAACACCATCGGCGTCGTCGGCATCCTCGGCTCGACGTTCGACGGCTCGTACGAGCCGATCGAGGAGCTGTGCGCCGCCCTCGACACCCTCCAGGAGAAGACCGGCCTCGACATCCCCGTCCACGTCGACGGCGCCTCCGGCGGCATGATCGCGCCCTTCCTCGACCCCGAGCTGGTCTGGGACTTCCGTCTGCCGCGGGTGTCGTCCATCAACACGTCGGGCCACAAGTACGGCCTCGTCTACCCCGGCGTCGGCTGGGCCCTGTGGCGTACGGCGGACGATCTGCCGGAGGATCTGGTCTTCCGGGTCAACTACCTGGGCGGCGACATGCCGACCTTCGCCCTCAACTTCTCCCGGCCCGGCGCGCAGGTCGCCGCGCAGTACTACACGTTCCTGCGCCTGGGCCGCGAGGGCTACCGCGCGGTCCAGCAGTCGACCCGAGACGTCGCCCGGGGCCTGGCCGAACGCATCGAGGCCCTCGGCGACTTCCAGCTCATCACGCGCGGCGACCAACTGCCCGTCGTCACCTTTACGACAGCACCCGAGGTGAAGGCGTACGACGTCTTCGACGTGTCGCGCCGCCTGCGCGAATTCGGCTGGCTCGTGCCCGCGTACACCTTCCCCGCGCACCGCCAGGACCTCGCGGTGCTGCGGCTGGTGTGCCGCAACGGCTTCTCGGCGGACCTGGCCGCACTTTTCCTCTCCGACCTCAACCGGCTGCTGCCCGAACTGCGCCGGCAACCGCACCCGCTGACCCGCGACAAGCAGGCGGCGACCGCCTTCCACCACTGA
- a CDS encoding MerR family transcriptional regulator, producing the protein MSYSVGQVAGFAGVTVRTLHHYDEIGLLAPVGRSHAGHRRYSDADLDRLQQILFYRELGFPLDEVAALLDDPEADPRAHLRRQHELLTARIGKLQKMAAAVQTAMEARKMGINLTPEEKFEVFGDHDPEQYADEVQERWGHTEAYAESQRKAASYTKEDWLRIKEANDDWMRRLIAVMDAGEEPGSGAAMDLAEEHRQQICRFHYECTYEIQTSLADMFVADERYRRNLDKDREGVAAFLREAILANAVRNV; encoded by the coding sequence GTGAGCTACTCCGTGGGGCAGGTCGCCGGGTTCGCCGGCGTCACGGTGCGCACGCTGCACCACTACGACGAGATCGGCCTGCTGGCGCCGGTCGGGCGCAGCCACGCGGGGCACCGGCGTTACAGCGACGCCGACCTGGACCGGCTCCAGCAGATCCTGTTCTACCGGGAGCTCGGCTTCCCCCTCGACGAGGTCGCGGCCCTTCTCGACGACCCGGAAGCGGACCCGCGCGCGCATCTGCGCCGCCAGCACGAACTGCTGACCGCCCGGATCGGCAAGCTCCAGAAGATGGCCGCAGCCGTCCAAACCGCCATGGAGGCACGCAAGATGGGCATCAACCTCACGCCCGAGGAGAAGTTCGAGGTCTTCGGCGACCACGACCCCGAGCAGTACGCCGACGAGGTCCAGGAGCGCTGGGGCCACACCGAGGCCTACGCCGAGTCGCAGCGCAAGGCCGCCTCGTACACCAAGGAGGACTGGCTGCGGATCAAGGAGGCGAACGACGACTGGATGCGGCGGCTCATCGCCGTCATGGACGCGGGCGAGGAGCCCGGTTCCGGGGCTGCGATGGACCTCGCCGAGGAGCACCGGCAGCAGATCTGCCGGTTCCACTACGAGTGCACCTACGAGATCCAGACCTCGCTCGCCGACATGTTCGTCGCGGACGAGCGCTACCGGCGCAACCTCGACAAGGACCGGGAGGGCGTGGCCGCCTTCCTGCGGGAGGCGATCCTCGCCAACGCCGTGCGCAACGTGTAG
- a CDS encoding YbjQ family protein: MGIEDYGGGQNPQTDVLVVTTNDVPGYRVEKVIGEVFGLTVRSRHLGSQIGAGLKSMIGGELKGLTKTLVETRNQAMERLVEQARSRGANGVLMFRFDVTEAADVGTEVCAYGTAVVIAPL, from the coding sequence ATGGGTATCGAAGACTACGGCGGCGGCCAGAATCCGCAGACGGATGTGCTCGTCGTCACCACGAACGACGTGCCGGGTTACCGGGTGGAGAAGGTGATCGGCGAGGTCTTCGGTCTCACCGTCCGCTCCAGGCACCTGGGCAGCCAGATCGGCGCCGGACTCAAATCGATGATCGGCGGCGAGCTGAAGGGCCTCACCAAGACACTGGTGGAGACCCGCAACCAGGCGATGGAGCGGCTCGTCGAGCAGGCCCGCTCCCGCGGCGCCAACGGGGTGCTGATGTTCCGCTTCGACGTCACCGAGGCCGCGGACGTGGGCACCGAGGTGTGCGCGTACGGCACGGCCGTGGTGATCGCACCGCTGTAG
- a CDS encoding DinB family protein, with protein sequence MGTQGNAEIRGDERGTLLIFLAGQRGAVRRAVLGLTGEQAAATPSASALSLSGLVKHLAEAEQGWVARARQVAPDVQRTEANWSDSFRLVGDESVESALAYWDKVALATEEFIRSVPSLDDTFPLPRHHWSQGEAEVSVRWLLLHLIREAARHAGHADIIRESLDGKTAYELVAMARE encoded by the coding sequence ATGGGGACTCAAGGGAACGCGGAGATCCGCGGCGACGAGCGCGGCACACTCCTGATCTTCCTCGCCGGGCAGCGCGGCGCGGTCCGCCGTGCCGTGCTCGGGCTGACCGGCGAGCAGGCCGCGGCGACGCCGAGCGCCAGCGCCCTGTCGCTGTCCGGCCTGGTCAAGCACCTCGCGGAGGCCGAGCAGGGCTGGGTGGCGAGGGCCCGGCAGGTCGCGCCCGACGTGCAGCGCACCGAGGCGAACTGGTCCGACAGCTTCCGGCTCGTGGGCGACGAGTCCGTCGAGTCGGCCCTTGCCTACTGGGACAAGGTGGCGCTGGCCACCGAGGAGTTCATCCGGTCGGTGCCGAGCCTCGACGACACGTTCCCGCTGCCCCGCCATCACTGGTCGCAGGGCGAGGCGGAGGTGTCCGTGCGGTGGCTGCTGCTCCATCTCATCCGGGAGGCGGCCCGGCACGCGGGGCACGCGGACATCATCCGCGAGTCCCTGGACGGCAAGACGGCGTACGAGCTGGTGGCGATGGCGCGGGAGTGA
- a CDS encoding ion channel protein produces the protein MPVSTDAQAAPQETTPARTLLPLVVPALVVGVACSLLYLGVSELAEKLQHVLWNDLPDALGIGGYSSLWMIVMLTVTGTLVGLVVWKAPGHAGPDPATIGLASAPLPPFLLPGLLVATALMLAGGPSLGPENPIIAANIALVFWLGAKALPAVPPALWVPLAEAATLGALFGTPVAAALVISEALAGRKIRGSLWDSLFAPLTAAATGAMTTTLVAHPTFDLGLPTLPRPGWGDLVASLVIASTAAVLGMAAVYAFPHTHAAFGRLKHPMLMLPAGGLVLGLLGALGGHLTLFKGLDEVAELARNPDGWSAGEFALMTVVKLAALLIAASCGFRGGRIFPAVFVGSAFGLLAHALVPGVHPAVGVSAGVLGILLAITRQGWISLFTAAVLVASPAVITLLCIASLPAWILVTGRPQMQLHDDGTSVR, from the coding sequence GTGCCGGTGAGCACCGACGCGCAGGCCGCGCCCCAGGAGACCACCCCGGCACGGACGTTGCTGCCGCTGGTCGTCCCCGCGCTCGTCGTGGGCGTCGCGTGCAGCCTGCTGTACCTCGGCGTGAGCGAGCTCGCCGAGAAACTCCAGCACGTGCTGTGGAACGACCTGCCCGACGCGCTCGGCATCGGCGGGTACTCCTCGCTCTGGATGATCGTCATGCTGACCGTGACCGGCACCCTCGTGGGACTCGTCGTCTGGAAGGCGCCCGGTCACGCGGGACCCGACCCGGCCACCATCGGGCTCGCGAGCGCGCCGCTGCCGCCGTTCCTGCTGCCCGGACTGCTCGTCGCGACCGCGCTGATGCTGGCCGGCGGCCCCAGCCTCGGCCCCGAGAACCCGATCATCGCCGCCAACATCGCCCTCGTGTTCTGGCTCGGCGCGAAGGCCCTGCCGGCCGTGCCCCCCGCGCTCTGGGTCCCGCTGGCCGAGGCGGCGACGCTCGGCGCGCTGTTCGGCACGCCCGTCGCCGCCGCCCTCGTCATCTCCGAGGCCCTCGCGGGCAGGAAGATCAGGGGCTCGCTGTGGGACTCCCTGTTCGCGCCGCTCACCGCGGCCGCCACCGGCGCGATGACCACGACCCTCGTCGCACACCCCACCTTCGACCTCGGCCTGCCCACCCTCCCCCGGCCCGGCTGGGGCGACCTCGTCGCCTCCCTGGTGATCGCCTCCACGGCGGCGGTCCTCGGCATGGCGGCCGTCTACGCCTTCCCCCACACGCACGCCGCGTTCGGACGCCTCAAGCACCCCATGCTGATGCTGCCCGCGGGCGGGCTCGTACTCGGTCTGCTCGGCGCGCTCGGCGGACACCTCACGCTCTTCAAGGGCCTCGACGAGGTGGCCGAGCTGGCCCGGAACCCCGACGGCTGGTCGGCCGGCGAGTTCGCCCTGATGACGGTGGTGAAGCTGGCGGCCCTGCTGATCGCCGCCTCCTGCGGCTTCCGCGGCGGCCGGATCTTCCCCGCGGTCTTCGTCGGGTCGGCCTTCGGCCTCCTCGCCCACGCGCTCGTGCCGGGCGTGCACCCCGCCGTCGGCGTCTCGGCGGGCGTCCTCGGCATCCTGCTCGCCATCACCCGGCAGGGCTGGATCAGCCTGTTCACCGCGGCCGTCCTCGTCGCGTCCCCGGCGGTCATCACCCTGCTGTGCATCGCCTCGCTGCCGGCCTGGATCCTGGTCACCGGCCGGCCCCAGATGCAGCTGCACGACGACGGCACGTCCGTGCGCTGA
- a CDS encoding PadR family transcriptional regulator, producing the protein MSAIRLLVLGAVRQHGRAHGYQVRNDLEYWGAHEWSNAKPGSIYHALKQMAKQGFLVAHEIAPSTAGGPPRTEYEITDKGTEEFLTLLREALVTYDQKPDVLSAALGFIVDLPRREAVGLLRRRVDGIEEWRRAVTEYYTPEDGPERLGHIGEIMNFWVHSADAGAEWTRGLIGRIEGGAYTFSGEGEPFVGVLAEGQENPYATGEPHPGDPR; encoded by the coding sequence ATGTCAGCGATCCGCCTCCTGGTCCTCGGGGCCGTACGCCAGCACGGCCGCGCGCATGGGTACCAGGTGCGCAACGACCTCGAGTACTGGGGCGCGCACGAGTGGTCGAACGCCAAGCCCGGGTCGATCTATCACGCGCTCAAGCAGATGGCGAAGCAGGGATTCCTCGTCGCGCACGAGATCGCGCCCTCCACGGCCGGCGGTCCGCCGCGCACCGAGTACGAGATCACGGACAAGGGCACCGAGGAGTTCCTCACGCTGCTGCGTGAGGCGCTCGTGACGTACGACCAGAAGCCGGACGTCCTCTCGGCCGCGCTCGGCTTCATCGTCGATCTGCCGCGGCGGGAAGCGGTGGGGCTGCTGCGGCGGCGCGTGGACGGCATCGAGGAGTGGCGGCGCGCGGTCACCGAGTACTACACACCCGAGGACGGGCCCGAACGGCTCGGCCATATCGGCGAGATCATGAATTTCTGGGTGCACTCGGCCGACGCGGGCGCGGAGTGGACGCGGGGGCTGATCGGCCGGATCGAGGGCGGCGCGTACACGTTCTCGGGGGAGGGCGAGCCCTTCGTCGGGGTGCTCGCCGAGGGGCAGGAGAACCCTTACGCCACGGGTGAGCCGCATCCCGGGGATCCGCGTTAA
- a CDS encoding ATP-binding cassette domain-containing protein, whose product MTDAIIVEGARKRYGDKWALDGLDLTVARGTVHGLLGPNGAGKTTAVRAMTTLLRVDEGRVEVAGCDVRRQAAEVRRRIGLLGQHAAVDEELGGWQNLEMFGRLHHLGARRARVRAGELLERFGLAGAGRKAVRQYSGGMRRRLDLAASLVTDPEVLFLDEPTTGLDPRGRAEVWGAVRSLVGGGTTVLLTTQYLEEADQLADRISVVDRGRVVAGGTADELKARLGGDRIDVVVRDGSQLGVAAGLLPGGATVDPDRRLVSAPVADRMAALTEAVRALQDAGVEAEDIALRRPTLDEVFLHLTGPGQKDAEERGHMADRSEVTA is encoded by the coding sequence ATGACCGACGCGATCATCGTCGAGGGCGCACGGAAGAGGTACGGGGACAAGTGGGCGTTGGACGGGCTCGACCTCACGGTCGCCCGCGGCACCGTCCACGGCCTGCTCGGTCCGAACGGCGCGGGCAAGACGACGGCCGTCCGCGCCATGACGACGCTGTTGCGGGTCGACGAGGGCCGCGTCGAGGTGGCGGGATGCGACGTGCGGCGGCAGGCGGCCGAGGTGCGGCGTCGCATCGGGCTCCTCGGCCAGCACGCGGCGGTCGACGAGGAGCTCGGCGGGTGGCAGAACCTGGAGATGTTCGGACGCCTCCACCACCTGGGCGCCCGGCGCGCGCGGGTACGGGCCGGCGAACTCCTTGAGCGCTTCGGCCTCGCCGGGGCCGGGCGCAAGGCGGTCAGGCAGTACAGCGGTGGCATGCGGCGCCGGCTCGACCTGGCCGCCTCCCTCGTCACGGACCCCGAGGTGCTCTTCCTCGACGAGCCCACGACGGGCCTGGATCCGCGCGGGCGGGCCGAGGTGTGGGGCGCGGTGCGCTCGCTGGTCGGGGGCGGTACGACGGTGCTGCTCACGACGCAGTATCTGGAAGAGGCCGACCAGCTCGCCGACCGCATCTCGGTCGTGGACCGGGGCCGGGTCGTCGCCGGGGGGACGGCCGACGAGCTGAAGGCGCGGCTCGGCGGTGACCGGATCGACGTCGTCGTGCGGGACGGGAGCCAACTGGGCGTGGCGGCAGGGCTGTTGCCGGGCGGTGCCACGGTCGACCCGGACCGCCGGCTGGTCAGCGCGCCCGTCGCCGACCGGATGGCCGCGCTCACCGAGGCCGTGCGGGCGCTTCAGGACGCGGGTGTGGAGGCGGAGGACATCGCGCTGCGCAGGCCGACCCTGGACGAGGTGTTCCTGCATCTGACGGGACCGGGACAGAAGGACGCGGAGGAACGTGGACACATGGCGGACCGGTCGGAGGTGACCGCGTGA
- a CDS encoding helix-turn-helix domain-containing protein, which yields MSAGESSGSVVRRILLGSQLRRLRESRGITREAAGYSIRASESKISRMELGRVSFKARDVEDLLTLYGVADEAERGALLSLVKEANVAGWWHTYSDVLPGWFPTYVGLEGAASLIRAYEVQFVHGLLQTEGYAHAVVARGMKDAPKADIDRRVALRLERQKLLVSEHAPEFHVVLDEAALQRPYGGPKVMRGQLQHLLDISEQSNVTLQVMPFGFGGHSGETGAFAMLSFPESDLSDIVYMEQLTSALYLDKREDVTQYARAMEQLQAECPTPAESVDIIRGLLAKAA from the coding sequence GTGAGTGCGGGAGAGTCGAGCGGCTCGGTGGTGCGGCGCATCCTGCTGGGCTCGCAGCTGAGGCGCCTGCGCGAATCACGTGGCATCACCCGGGAGGCGGCCGGCTACTCGATCCGCGCATCCGAATCGAAGATCAGCCGCATGGAGTTGGGACGGGTGAGCTTCAAGGCCAGGGACGTCGAGGACCTGCTGACCCTGTACGGAGTCGCCGACGAGGCGGAGCGCGGCGCGCTCCTCTCCCTCGTGAAGGAGGCCAACGTCGCGGGCTGGTGGCATACGTACTCGGACGTCCTGCCCGGCTGGTTCCCCACCTACGTCGGCCTGGAGGGCGCCGCGTCGCTCATCCGCGCCTACGAAGTGCAGTTCGTGCACGGGCTGCTTCAGACCGAGGGGTACGCGCACGCGGTCGTCGCCCGGGGCATGAAGGACGCCCCGAAGGCGGACATCGACCGGCGTGTGGCGCTGCGCCTCGAACGGCAGAAGCTCCTCGTCTCCGAGCACGCCCCCGAATTCCACGTGGTACTCGACGAGGCGGCACTGCAACGCCCGTACGGCGGACCGAAGGTGATGCGAGGTCAGCTCCAGCATCTGCTCGACATTTCCGAGCAGTCCAACGTCACACTTCAGGTCATGCCGTTCGGCTTCGGTGGCCACTCGGGTGAGACCGGCGCCTTCGCGATGCTCAGCTTCCCGGAGTCCGACCTCTCGGACATCGTCTACATGGAGCAGCTCACCAGCGCCCTGTACCTCGACAAGCGCGAGGATGTCACGCAGTACGCGCGGGCGATGGAGCAGCTTCAGGCGGAGTGCCCGACGCCCGCGGAGAGCGTGGACATCATCCGCGGCCTGCTGGCGAAGGCCGCCTGA
- a CDS encoding ArsR/SmtB family transcription factor: MATTSAPDTAGQDRLFAALANGTRREVLRLLRDEGPQPVQALADHFAMRRPSLSEHLKVLREAGLVSEERAGRQRIYRLEATPLAEVQDWLHPYERFWRGRLKGLAELLDRMPDDDGS, from the coding sequence ATGGCGACCACGAGCGCGCCCGACACCGCCGGCCAGGACCGGCTGTTCGCCGCGCTCGCCAACGGGACACGACGCGAGGTGCTCCGCCTCCTCAGGGACGAGGGCCCGCAGCCCGTCCAGGCCCTCGCCGACCACTTCGCGATGCGCCGGCCCAGCCTCTCGGAGCACCTCAAGGTGCTGCGCGAGGCCGGCCTCGTATCGGAGGAACGCGCAGGACGGCAGCGCATCTACCGGCTCGAGGCCACCCCCCTGGCCGAGGTGCAGGACTGGCTCCATCCGTACGAGCGGTTCTGGCGCGGCCGCCTGAAGGGGCTCGCCGAACTCCTCGACCGCATGCCCGACGATGACGGGTCATGA
- a CDS encoding ATP-binding protein gives MGTNGPAMLEPLRQGLPPLDPSAVSSSASCALPARYEAVGSARKFTRGTLDGWDVAERFDDVCLVVSELVTNALRHALPSDTPRSQDPPVRLHLMRWTSRLVCAVRDPSDESPVAREAEDDFNAESGRGLFLVDSFSDSWGWHPLAGTLNGKVVWALFRL, from the coding sequence ATGGGGACGAATGGACCGGCCATGCTCGAGCCGTTAAGGCAGGGGCTTCCGCCACTCGACCCTTCAGCCGTTTCCAGCTCCGCCTCCTGCGCCCTTCCCGCACGGTACGAAGCGGTGGGCAGCGCCCGTAAGTTCACGCGCGGGACGCTCGACGGCTGGGACGTGGCGGAGAGATTCGACGACGTCTGTCTCGTCGTCTCCGAACTCGTCACCAACGCCCTGCGGCACGCACTGCCCTCGGACACCCCGCGCTCGCAGGATCCGCCGGTGCGGCTGCACCTGATGCGCTGGACCTCACGCCTGGTGTGCGCGGTGCGCGACCCCAGCGACGAGAGCCCCGTCGCCCGCGAGGCGGAGGACGACTTCAACGCCGAATCGGGCCGCGGCCTGTTCCTGGTCGACTCGTTCAGCGACAGCTGGGGCTGGCATCCGCTGGCCGGCACGCTGAACGGGAAAGTGGTGTGGGCGCTGTTCCGGCTCTGA
- a CDS encoding DUF397 domain-containing protein, translating to MHHAYNGMAATELHGVVWQKSRHSNSQGSCVEFAKLPGGRVAMRNSNFPEGPALVYTPAEIEAMLLGVKDGEFDHLIADG from the coding sequence GTGCACCACGCGTACAACGGCATGGCGGCCACGGAACTTCACGGTGTGGTCTGGCAGAAGAGCAGGCACAGCAACTCACAGGGCTCCTGCGTGGAGTTCGCGAAATTGCCGGGGGGACGGGTGGCGATGCGCAACTCGAACTTCCCGGAGGGCCCGGCCCTCGTCTACACGCCCGCCGAAATCGAGGCGATGCTACTGGGCGTCAAGGACGGGGAGTTCGACCATCTGATAGCCGACGGGTGA
- a CDS encoding SRPBCC family protein, with the protein MSLTNITVDQFLPHPPAKVWRALTEPELLAQWLMPGNEDFRLEVGHRYVMTTVPRPNTGFSGTVDVEVLAYEEERMLSVRWQDRDPANAADWTITWNLEPEGRGTRLFLVHDGFDPDDPAQMMARKIMDGGWRSHVMRALGQTLEEL; encoded by the coding sequence ATGAGCCTCACGAACATCACCGTCGACCAGTTCCTCCCCCACCCTCCCGCCAAGGTCTGGCGCGCCCTCACCGAGCCCGAGCTGCTCGCCCAGTGGCTGATGCCGGGCAATGAGGACTTCCGCCTCGAGGTGGGCCACCGGTACGTGATGACGACCGTGCCGCGGCCCAACACCGGCTTCTCCGGCACCGTCGACGTCGAGGTCCTCGCGTACGAGGAGGAGCGGATGCTCAGCGTCCGGTGGCAGGACCGGGATCCGGCCAATGCTGCGGACTGGACCATTACGTGGAACCTGGAGCCAGAAGGCCGTGGCACGCGTCTCTTCCTAGTGCACGACGGATTCGATCCGGACGATCCGGCACAGATGATGGCGCGGAAGATCATGGACGGGGGCTGGCGTTCGCATGTCATGCGGGCGCTGGGGCAGACGCTCGAAGAGCTGTAA
- a CDS encoding ABC transporter permease: MSWAVADSWTMTRRELAHWARQPTQIVVGLVFPVMLLLMFGFLIGGGKGVEGEYVDYLVPGMLALTMAFGLEATMLAVTQDLNKGVIDRFRSMPMVNGAVLVGRSAADMLQSAAALVVMTGVGYVIGWRPHGSAGALLGALGLLLLFRFAMLWIGIHLAMVAGKPELVQAVQILVWPVGFLSNALAEPGAMPGWLGTVVEWNPMSHTATAVRDLFGGPGGEPGHLWTAVLWPLALLAVFFPLAVRKFAALSR; the protein is encoded by the coding sequence ATGAGCTGGGCCGTCGCCGACTCGTGGACCATGACGCGGCGCGAACTTGCGCACTGGGCCCGGCAGCCGACGCAGATCGTGGTGGGTCTGGTCTTCCCGGTGATGCTGCTGCTGATGTTCGGCTTCCTGATCGGTGGTGGCAAGGGCGTCGAGGGCGAGTACGTCGACTATCTGGTGCCGGGCATGCTCGCGCTCACCATGGCGTTCGGGCTCGAGGCGACGATGCTGGCGGTGACGCAGGATCTCAACAAGGGCGTGATCGACCGGTTCAGGTCGATGCCGATGGTCAACGGAGCGGTGCTGGTGGGCCGTTCGGCCGCCGACATGCTCCAGTCGGCCGCCGCGCTTGTCGTGATGACCGGCGTCGGCTACGTGATCGGCTGGCGTCCGCACGGCTCGGCCGGGGCGCTCCTGGGCGCGCTCGGCCTGCTGCTCCTCTTCCGGTTCGCGATGCTGTGGATCGGCATCCACCTGGCGATGGTGGCGGGGAAGCCGGAGCTGGTGCAGGCCGTGCAGATCCTGGTCTGGCCGGTCGGATTTCTGTCGAACGCGCTCGCCGAGCCCGGCGCGATGCCCGGCTGGCTGGGCACGGTCGTCGAGTGGAACCCGATGTCGCACACGGCGACGGCCGTACGGGACCTGTTCGGCGGCCCCGGTGGGGAGCCGGGGCACCTGTGGACGGCGGTGCTCTGGCCGCTCGCGCTGCTCGCGGTGTTCTTCCCGTTGGCGGTGAGGAAGTTCGCGGCGCTCAGCAGATAG
- a CDS encoding glyoxalase superfamily protein produces MSSHTNITHASFITLPVTDQDRALRFYVDVLGFDVTADREMPPGRWLQVAPAGAQTVFTLSGPGMGDFTPGSARGIMLVTTDVDADCARLTAAGAEVTGPDDVPWGRMASFSDPDGNALMLITEKEGF; encoded by the coding sequence ATGAGCAGCCACACGAACATCACGCATGCCTCCTTCATCACCCTCCCCGTCACCGACCAGGACCGCGCCCTGCGCTTCTACGTCGACGTACTCGGCTTCGACGTCACGGCCGACCGCGAGATGCCGCCGGGCCGCTGGCTCCAGGTCGCACCCGCGGGCGCACAGACCGTCTTCACCCTGTCCGGCCCTGGCATGGGGGATTTCACCCCGGGTTCGGCACGGGGGATCATGTTGGTGACGACCGACGTCGACGCCGACTGCGCGCGGCTCACCGCCGCCGGAGCCGAGGTCACCGGCCCCGACGACGTGCCGTGGGGGCGCATGGCCTCCTTCAGCGACCCGGACGGCAACGCACTGATGCTCATCACGGAGAAGGAAGGCTTCTGA